From Aquamicrobium lusatiense, the proteins below share one genomic window:
- a CDS encoding aspartate aminotransferase family protein: MSNRLKVAPNDLSAFWMPFTANRQFKQAPRMLVGAKDMHYTAADGRKIMDGTAGLWCVNAGHCRPKITEAIQHQAAELDYAPAFQMGHPIVFELANRLVDIAPKGMEHVFFTNSGSESADTALKMAIAYHRARGEGSRTRLIGRERGYHGVNFGGISVGGIVSNRKMFGSLLTGVDHLPHTHLPGKNTFTRGEPEHGLELADELERIVALHDASTIAAVIVEPVAGSTGVLIPPKGYLKRLRDICTKHGILLIFDEVITGFGRLGTPFAADYFDVIPDIITTAKGISNGVIPMGAVFVTKDVHDAFMNGPEHVIEFFHGYTYSGNPIASAAALATLDTYKEEGLLTRGAELAPYWEDALHSLKDEPHVIDIRNIGLVGAIELEPIAGAPTKRAFDAFVKAFERGALIRTTGDIIALSPPLIISKGQIDELIDHVREVLRMVD; the protein is encoded by the coding sequence ATGTCCAACAGGCTTAAAGTAGCGCCTAACGATCTTTCCGCATTCTGGATGCCGTTCACGGCAAACAGGCAGTTCAAGCAGGCGCCGCGCATGCTCGTGGGCGCCAAGGATATGCATTATACCGCCGCCGACGGCCGCAAGATCATGGACGGCACCGCCGGCCTGTGGTGCGTGAACGCCGGCCATTGCCGCCCGAAGATCACCGAGGCGATCCAGCACCAGGCCGCCGAACTCGATTATGCGCCGGCCTTCCAGATGGGCCATCCCATCGTGTTCGAGCTGGCTAACCGGCTGGTCGATATCGCTCCGAAGGGCATGGAGCATGTGTTCTTCACAAATTCGGGTTCGGAATCCGCCGACACGGCGCTGAAGATGGCCATTGCCTATCACCGTGCCCGCGGCGAGGGCTCCCGCACCCGCCTGATCGGCCGCGAGCGCGGCTATCACGGCGTCAATTTCGGCGGCATCTCGGTGGGCGGCATCGTTTCCAACCGCAAGATGTTCGGCTCGCTGCTGACGGGCGTCGATCATCTGCCGCACACCCATCTGCCCGGCAAGAACACCTTCACCAGGGGCGAGCCCGAGCATGGCCTCGAACTGGCGGACGAGCTGGAGCGGATCGTCGCCCTGCACGACGCCTCGACCATCGCGGCCGTCATCGTAGAGCCGGTGGCCGGCTCGACCGGCGTGCTCATTCCGCCGAAGGGCTATCTCAAGCGCCTGCGCGATATCTGCACCAAGCACGGCATCCTGCTGATCTTTGATGAGGTCATCACCGGTTTCGGCCGTCTGGGAACGCCGTTTGCAGCCGACTATTTCGATGTCATCCCCGACATCATCACCACGGCAAAGGGCATTTCCAACGGCGTGATCCCCATGGGCGCGGTGTTCGTGACCAAGGACGTGCACGATGCCTTCATGAACGGCCCCGAGCATGTGATCGAGTTCTTCCACGGCTACACCTATTCGGGCAACCCGATCGCTTCGGCGGCGGCGCTGGCCACGCTCGACACCTACAAGGAAGAGGGCCTGCTGACCCGCGGCGCGGAACTGGCGCCTTACTGGGAAGACGCGCTCCATTCGCTGAAGGACGAGCCGCATGTCATCGACATCCGCAACATTGGCCTTGTCGGCGCCATCGAACTGGAGCCGATCGCGGGTGCGCCGACCAAGCGTGCATTCGACGCCTTCGTGAAAGCCTTCGAGCGCGGCGCGCTGATCCGCACCACCGGCGACATCATCGCGCTGTCGCCGCCGCTCATCATTTCCAAGGGCCAGATCGATGAACTCATCGATCATGTGCGTGAGGTGTTGAGAATGGTCGACTGA
- a CDS encoding TetR family transcriptional regulator C-terminal domain-containing protein, producing the protein MASTARPLTRIQQEKREIILEAALDVFSAHGFRGATIDQVADSAGMSKPNLLYYFRNKEDIHATLMERLLHTWLAPLLEFDDADDPITEIRSYIRRKLEMARDFPRESRLFANEILQGAPRIREMLEGELKDLVDEKARIIENWMRAGKIARADPYHLIFAIWATTQHYADFDVQVRAVLGPDRDGEGRFEDAARFLEQLFLGCLRV; encoded by the coding sequence ATGGCATCCACCGCAAGGCCACTCACGCGCATCCAGCAGGAAAAGCGCGAAATCATACTTGAAGCGGCGCTCGACGTGTTTTCGGCCCATGGCTTCCGGGGTGCCACCATCGATCAGGTCGCGGATTCGGCGGGGATGTCGAAGCCCAATCTTCTCTATTATTTCCGCAACAAAGAAGACATTCATGCCACGCTGATGGAGCGTTTGCTCCACACCTGGCTTGCTCCGCTTCTGGAGTTCGACGACGCCGACGATCCCATCACCGAGATCAGGAGCTACATTCGCCGCAAGCTCGAAATGGCGCGCGATTTTCCCCGCGAAAGCCGCCTGTTCGCCAATGAGATTCTTCAGGGCGCGCCGCGCATCAGGGAGATGCTGGAAGGCGAGCTGAAGGATCTGGTCGATGAAAAGGCTCGCATCATCGAGAACTGGATGCGGGCCGGAAAGATCGCCAGAGCCGACCCCTACCACCTCATCTTCGCCATCTGGGCGACCACCCAGCACTATGCCGATTTCGATGTGCAGGTGCGCGCCGTGCTGGGCCCGGACCGGGATGGCGAGGGCCGGTTCGAGGATGCCGCGCGCTTCCTCGAACAGCTTTTCCTTGGCTGCCTCAGGGTTTGA
- a CDS encoding carboxymuconolactone decarboxylase family protein, with amino-acid sequence MKQRMDFFATAPAIMKQVLKLNQAVEESGLEHSLLHLVKLRASQINGCSFCVDMHSREAMRDDESQQRVFLVSAWKESPLYSERERAAFAYTEAVTLIAGQGVPQALYEVTLKHFSEEEMVKLTVAIGMINIWNRLCVSFHALHPAEEAMAA; translated from the coding sequence ATGAAACAGAGAATGGATTTTTTCGCCACGGCCCCTGCGATCATGAAACAGGTGCTGAAGCTCAATCAGGCCGTCGAGGAGTCCGGTCTCGAGCACTCGCTGCTGCATCTGGTCAAGCTCCGGGCCTCGCAGATCAATGGCTGCTCCTTCTGCGTCGATATGCACAGCCGTGAGGCGATGCGCGACGACGAGAGCCAGCAGCGCGTGTTTCTGGTTTCCGCATGGAAGGAATCGCCGCTCTATTCCGAGCGCGAACGGGCTGCTTTTGCTTATACCGAAGCGGTGACGCTGATCGCGGGGCAGGGTGTTCCGCAGGCCCTTTACGAGGTGACCCTGAAGCATTTTTCGGAAGAGGAAATGGTCAAGCTGACGGTTGCCATCGGCATGATCAATATCTGGAACCGGCTGTGCGTGTCGTTCCATGCGCTGCATCCGGCAGAGGAGGCAATGGCCGCCTGA
- a CDS encoding RrF2 family transcriptional regulator, whose amino-acid sequence MKLSEGVEAAIHCAASLAGLEEGATIPGSALAAQFGLSPSYLLKHLQALAGAGILESVPGPAGGYRLARAAERISLLDIVVAVEGPQPAFRCGEIRRNGPVKLPDAAYVKPCGIKVAMLRAEKAWRMALAAEKLSTIVADFRKDADPRSVAAACAFVAQHGRPQKTS is encoded by the coding sequence ATGAAACTCAGCGAGGGCGTCGAGGCGGCCATTCACTGCGCGGCGTCGCTGGCCGGGCTTGAGGAGGGGGCGACGATCCCCGGATCGGCGCTGGCCGCGCAGTTCGGCCTGTCGCCAAGCTACCTGCTCAAGCACCTGCAGGCGCTGGCCGGGGCCGGCATTCTGGAATCCGTGCCGGGGCCTGCCGGCGGCTATCGGCTGGCGCGGGCGGCGGAGCGCATTTCCCTGCTCGATATCGTGGTGGCGGTGGAGGGGCCGCAGCCGGCGTTCCGATGCGGCGAGATCCGTCGCAACGGCCCGGTGAAGCTGCCGGACGCCGCCTATGTGAAGCCCTGCGGCATCAAGGTTGCGATGCTGCGCGCGGAAAAAGCCTGGCGGATGGCGCTTGCCGCCGAGAAGCTCTCCACCATCGTGGCGGACTTCAGGAAGGACGCCGATCCGCGTTCGGTCGCTGCCGCCTGCGCCTTCGTGGCACAGCACGGGCGGCCCCAGAAGACTTCTTAG
- the preA gene encoding NAD-dependent dihydropyrimidine dehydrogenase subunit PreA, which translates to MADLRSDFVGIRSPNPFWLASAPPTDKAYNVERAFRAGWGGVVWKTLGSEGPPVVNVNGPRYGAIWGADRRLLGLNNIELITDRDLQTNLREMKQVKMNWPDRALVASIMVPCVEEEWKAILPLVEETGADGIELNFGCPHGMSERGMGAAVGQVPEYIGMVVRWCKQYTRMPVITKLTPNITDIRKPARAAKAGGTDAVSLINTINSITSVNLDTFSPEPSIDGRGSHGGYCGPAVKPIALNMVAEIARDGETAGLPISGIGGVTTWRDAAEFLALGAGNVQVCTAAMTYGFRIVQEMIAGLENWMDEKGHRCLDDIIGLATPNVTDWQYLNLNYVAKAHIDQEACIKCGRCHIACEDTSHQAITAMVDGVRHFEVMEDECVGCNLCVNVCPVEGCITMQPLPAGEIDERTGQPVSPVYANWTTHPNNPMARTAAE; encoded by the coding sequence ATGGCAGATCTGCGCAGCGATTTCGTCGGTATCCGGTCGCCCAATCCATTCTGGCTGGCCTCGGCGCCACCGACCGACAAGGCCTATAATGTCGAGCGCGCCTTCAGGGCAGGCTGGGGCGGCGTGGTGTGGAAGACGCTGGGCTCGGAAGGGCCGCCGGTCGTCAACGTCAACGGCCCGCGCTACGGGGCGATCTGGGGGGCGGACCGGCGCCTGCTCGGCCTCAACAACATCGAGCTGATCACCGACCGCGACCTGCAGACCAACCTGCGTGAGATGAAGCAGGTGAAGATGAACTGGCCGGACCGGGCGCTCGTCGCCTCCATCATGGTGCCCTGCGTGGAGGAGGAATGGAAGGCGATCCTGCCGCTGGTCGAGGAGACCGGGGCGGACGGCATCGAGCTGAATTTTGGCTGTCCGCACGGCATGAGCGAGCGAGGCATGGGCGCGGCCGTGGGGCAGGTGCCGGAATATATCGGGATGGTGGTGCGCTGGTGCAAGCAATATACGCGCATGCCCGTCATCACCAAGCTGACGCCCAACATCACCGACATCCGTAAGCCGGCGCGGGCTGCGAAGGCCGGCGGCACCGATGCGGTGTCGCTGATCAACACCATCAACTCCATCACCTCGGTCAATCTCGACACTTTTTCGCCGGAACCGTCGATCGACGGCCGGGGCAGCCATGGCGGCTATTGCGGGCCGGCGGTGAAGCCGATCGCGCTCAACATGGTGGCCGAGATCGCGCGCGACGGGGAAACGGCCGGCCTGCCGATCTCCGGCATCGGCGGCGTGACCACATGGCGCGATGCGGCCGAGTTCCTGGCGCTGGGGGCCGGCAATGTGCAGGTGTGCACGGCGGCCATGACCTATGGCTTCAGGATCGTGCAGGAAATGATCGCCGGCCTTGAGAACTGGATGGACGAGAAGGGGCATCGTTGCCTCGACGACATCATTGGTCTTGCCACGCCCAACGTCACCGACTGGCAGTATCTCAACCTCAACTATGTCGCCAAGGCGCATATCGATCAGGAAGCCTGCATAAAATGCGGGCGCTGCCATATCGCCTGCGAGGACACCTCGCATCAGGCGATCACGGCAATGGTCGACGGCGTGCGCCATTTCGAGGTTATGGAGGACGAGTGCGTCGGCTGCAATCTGTGCGTCAATGTCTGTCCGGTCGAAGGCTGCATCACCATGCAGCCGCTGCCGGCCGGCGAGATCGACGAGCGCACCGGCCAGCCGGTTTCGCCCGTCTATGCCAACTGGACCACGCACCCGAACAATCCGATGGCGCGCACGGCGGCCGAATAG
- a CDS encoding NAD(P)-dependent oxidoreductase, whose protein sequence is MATGHFKEGIAGGRLPAETYAENFADLHPPFDHHEALVEADRCYFCYDAPCMQVCPTSIDIPLFIRQIATGNAVGAAKTIFDQNILGGMCARVCPTETLCEEACVREAAEGKPVQIGRLQRYATDVAMEERRQFYHRPEHGSGKRVAVVGAGPGGLACAHRLAMHGHEVTIYEARPKAGGLNEYGIAAYKSTDDFAQAEVDYVTAIGGIDIRNGMALGRDVELADLAASHDAVFLGMGLGGINALRAEDEDAAGVENAVDFISILRQTSDLAALPVGRRVIVIGGGMTAIDAAIQSKLLGAEEVTICYRRGKADMNASLYEQDLAAANGVIIRHWLQPRRVIAHNGRATALELEYTTMDGDRLAGTGELLTLPVDQIFKAIGQTFAADSLNGSGKIIELENGRIRVDGDGRTTMAKVWAGGDCIHGGDDLTVTSVAQGRDAAESIHRALSANGRA, encoded by the coding sequence ATGGCGACTGGTCATTTCAAGGAAGGCATTGCCGGTGGCCGGCTACCGGCTGAGACCTATGCTGAGAACTTCGCCGATCTTCATCCGCCGTTCGATCATCATGAGGCGCTGGTCGAGGCCGACCGGTGTTATTTCTGCTACGATGCGCCCTGCATGCAGGTCTGCCCGACCAGCATCGACATTCCGCTGTTCATCCGCCAGATCGCCACGGGCAATGCTGTGGGCGCTGCAAAGACGATCTTCGACCAGAACATTCTGGGCGGCATGTGCGCGCGGGTCTGCCCGACCGAGACGCTGTGCGAGGAAGCCTGCGTGCGCGAGGCGGCGGAGGGCAAGCCGGTGCAGATCGGCCGCCTGCAACGCTACGCCACCGATGTTGCCATGGAGGAAAGGCGGCAGTTCTACCATCGCCCCGAGCACGGCAGCGGCAAAAGGGTGGCAGTCGTGGGCGCGGGGCCGGGCGGGCTCGCCTGCGCGCACCGGCTGGCCATGCACGGCCATGAGGTGACCATCTATGAGGCGCGGCCGAAGGCCGGCGGGCTCAACGAATATGGCATCGCCGCCTACAAGAGCACCGACGATTTCGCGCAGGCCGAGGTCGATTATGTGACCGCCATCGGCGGCATCGACATCAGGAACGGCATGGCGCTTGGCCGCGACGTTGAGCTTGCCGATCTCGCCGCAAGCCATGATGCGGTTTTCCTCGGCATGGGGCTTGGCGGCATCAATGCGCTGCGGGCCGAGGACGAGGATGCGGCGGGGGTCGAGAACGCCGTCGATTTCATCTCCATTCTGCGCCAGACCTCGGATCTTGCTGCCCTCCCGGTCGGGCGACGCGTCATTGTCATCGGCGGCGGCATGACGGCCATCGACGCCGCCATCCAGTCGAAGCTGCTCGGCGCGGAGGAGGTGACGATCTGCTACCGGCGCGGCAAGGCCGACATGAACGCCTCGCTCTACGAGCAGGACCTCGCCGCCGCCAACGGCGTGATCATCCGCCACTGGCTCCAGCCGCGCCGCGTGATCGCGCACAATGGCAGGGCCACGGCGCTCGAACTGGAATACACCACCATGGATGGCGACCGGCTGGCCGGTACGGGCGAACTGCTCACCCTGCCGGTGGACCAGATCTTCAAGGCTATCGGCCAGACTTTCGCAGCCGACAGCCTCAACGGTTCTGGCAAAATCATCGAACTGGAGAATGGCCGCATACGGGTGGATGGCGACGGGCGCACCACCATGGCCAAGGTTTGGGCCGGTGGCGACTGCATACATGGCGGCGACGACCTGACGGTGACCTCGGTGGCGCAGGGAAGGGATGCCGCGGAAAGCATCCACCGCGCCCTCAGCGCGAACGGGAGGGCATGA
- a CDS encoding VOC family protein, whose protein sequence is MSDRAKSFFWYELMTNDLEAAEAFYTSVVGWTAEPFDAPGAPPYLVVKAGDRGVGGLMAFPEEIRDSGLPPAWMGYIEADDVDAVTASVKASGGSVHREPADIPDVGRFSVVADPQGAVFMLLHGNGPELPPAPMDAPSHIGWRELYADDWESALEFYSGQFGWTGDEAIDMGEMGTYQLFAVNGEQNGGMMNRPPQMPVPCWQFYFNVPAIDAAARRVTDGGGTVIFGPEEVPGGQWVVNCIDPQGAFFGLVAPVR, encoded by the coding sequence ATGTCGGATCGCGCGAAATCCTTCTTCTGGTACGAATTGATGACCAATGACCTGGAAGCCGCCGAAGCGTTCTACACCAGCGTCGTCGGCTGGACGGCGGAGCCCTTCGATGCGCCCGGCGCTCCACCCTATCTCGTCGTCAAGGCCGGAGACCGCGGCGTCGGCGGTCTCATGGCCTTTCCCGAGGAAATCCGCGACAGCGGCCTGCCACCGGCATGGATGGGCTATATCGAGGCCGACGATGTCGACGCCGTCACCGCCTCGGTGAAGGCGTCAGGCGGATCGGTGCATCGGGAGCCGGCGGACATTCCCGATGTCGGGCGCTTTTCGGTGGTCGCCGATCCGCAAGGCGCGGTCTTCATGCTGCTGCACGGGAATGGGCCGGAACTGCCGCCGGCGCCAATGGACGCGCCCAGTCACATCGGCTGGCGCGAGCTTTATGCCGATGACTGGGAAAGCGCGCTGGAATTCTACTCCGGCCAGTTCGGCTGGACCGGAGATGAAGCCATAGACATGGGCGAGATGGGCACCTACCAGCTTTTCGCCGTCAATGGCGAACAGAACGGCGGCATGATGAACCGCCCGCCACAAATGCCGGTGCCCTGCTGGCAGTTCTATTTCAACGTGCCAGCCATCGATGCGGCCGCAAGGCGCGTCACCGATGGCGGCGGCACGGTGATATTCGGACCGGAGGAAGTTCCCGGCGGCCAGTGGGTCGTCAACTGCATCGACCCGCAGGGCGCATTTTTCGGCCTCGTTGCCCCGGTCCGCTGA